One genomic segment of Gloeocapsa sp. PCC 73106 includes these proteins:
- a CDS encoding DUF433 domain-containing protein — protein MTLAILAEPVPLKANPNGVVCVGGTRVTLDTVVAVFKQGATAEEIVHRYPSLRLGDVYASIAFYLNHQQEIEEYLEQRQQQAQEIRQMNEARFDPQGLRDRLLARRVEREA, from the coding sequence ATGACTCTTGCAATTCTGGCGGAACCCGTACCCTTGAAAGCTAACCCTAATGGTGTAGTTTGTGTTGGCGGAACACGGGTAACTTTAGATACTGTAGTCGCTGTATTCAAGCAAGGGGCAACCGCAGAGGAAATTGTCCATCGTTATCCATCCTTAAGACTGGGTGACGTTTATGCTTCAATTGCCTTCTATCTCAACCACCAACAGGAAATAGAGGAATATCTCGAACAGCGTCAGCAGCAAGCACAAGAAATCCGCCAAATGAATGAAGCTAGATTTGACCCCCAGGGTTTGCGGGATCGTTTGCTTGCCCGGAGAGTTGAGCGGGAAGCATGA
- a CDS encoding DUF5615 family PIN-like protein: MIKLLADENLDNTIIRGLLRRNLGVDIVRVQDIGLSGEDDPVVLA, encoded by the coding sequence ATGATCAAATTGCTAGCTGATGAAAACCTGGACAACACAATCATCAGGGGATTGCTGCGCCGTAATCTAGGTGTTGATATAGTTCGAGTCCAAGACATTGGGCTATCAGGAGAAGACGATCCTGTGGTGCTTGCGTGA
- the ftnA gene encoding non-heme ferritin produces MLSPAMIDRLNEQINLEIYSSHLYLQMSSWCAHKALEGSALFLGQHADEEMMHMRRLLGYLNETGALVIIKGMEAPPSDFNSLTEMFEKIYSHEQLVTSKINDLVHLANTEPDYSTLQFLQWYVAEQHQEEFLFKSVLDKIKLIGTEGQGLFFIDQEIAKLAANSTALETTTMNAGGAA; encoded by the coding sequence ATGCTTTCCCCCGCAATGATTGACCGTCTGAATGAGCAAATTAACCTAGAAATTTATTCATCCCATCTTTACCTTCAGATGAGTTCTTGGTGCGCCCACAAGGCTTTAGAAGGATCTGCTCTTTTTTTAGGACAACACGCTGATGAGGAAATGATGCACATGCGTCGCCTGCTCGGTTACCTAAATGAAACGGGCGCTTTAGTAATAATTAAGGGAATGGAGGCTCCTCCTAGTGACTTTAATTCTCTTACTGAAATGTTCGAAAAAATTTACAGCCATGAGCAACTCGTCACCAGTAAAATTAACGACTTAGTTCACTTAGCTAATACTGAACCAGACTATTCTACTCTCCAATTCCTGCAATGGTATGTAGCAGAACAACACCAAGAAGAGTTTTTATTTAAGAGTGTTCTAGATAAAATCAAGCTAATTGGTACCGAAGGACAGGGGCTATTTTTCATCGATCAAGAAATAGCTAAGCTAGCAGCTAACAGTACTGCTTTGGAAACCACAACGATGAATGCAGGTGGAGCAGCTTAA
- a CDS encoding type II toxin-antitoxin system HicB family antitoxin, whose product MKYQGFEAIIEYDEQDRLFFGRVINTLDVIAFDGSSVEELESSFQSAVDEYLEDCQKKGKTPNKPFSGRFNLRIPPDLHRQAVLKAEKEGISLNAFVEKALHNILFSEQELS is encoded by the coding sequence ATGAAATATCAAGGATTTGAAGCTATTATTGAATACGATGAGCAAGATCGATTATTTTTCGGTCGAGTTATCAACACCCTTGACGTAATCGCTTTCGATGGTTCCTCTGTAGAAGAACTAGAAAGTTCTTTTCAGTCCGCCGTTGACGAATATTTAGAAGATTGTCAGAAGAAAGGGAAAACACCAAACAAACCCTTTTCTGGTCGCTTCAATCTGCGGATTCCTCCAGATTTACATCGCCAAGCGGTACTCAAAGCCGAAAAAGAAGGGATTAGCTTAAATGCCTTTGTTGAAAAAGCACTTCACAATATTCTTTTTTCTGAACAAGAGTTATCGTAG
- the feoB gene encoding ferrous iron transport protein B gives MTQCHSGATLKENPNATKRIGVIGQPNTGKSTFFNRITGANAGVANWPGLTVDLMKASVELHDEIVEFVDLPGIYDLNGFSDDEKVVQKFLETYAVNLILVVLNASQIDRQIRMPLQIKALGLPAVVVLNMADEAKRYGVKIDAKILSDRLGMPVYPISAKYGTGCAKAISGISHALEEQPNTYQVENLLGHLQDNPITDRDLETTLEGAVEMPSINAVNFTNRLDQVMLHPIWGLPLFFLTMLGVFWLIWSIGIPSADPVDAVTGWLLENIVEPVINFLPEIVQDLIINGIWGGIAAVISFVPLVGLFFVAMSVLEDSGYLSRAAYLMDALMSRLGLDGRAFVLQMMGFGCNVPAIMGTRVMRSRGMRLLSMLVITFSLCSARLQVFVFILAVILPGPQGAIALFLLYVLSFVVAMAVAAILSNNKHFKSNEPFVLELPPYRIPTLKQVALRVWNEMKSFMQRVTTFILVGTILMWILTSFPEGAEGLDTLAGKLGQVFAPIMEPIGINPFLTVSLIFGFVAKEVQIAALAVIYGLSEDLLQAKLSETITFAQGFSYCLFSLIYIPCLTTISTIWGETRSVAYTIFSMVFPLVLAWVMCLIFYQGSHLLGIA, from the coding sequence ATGACTCAGTGTCACAGTGGGGCTACGCTTAAAGAGAATCCCAATGCTACCAAGCGGATTGGTGTGATTGGACAGCCTAATACAGGGAAATCCACTTTTTTTAACCGAATTACTGGCGCCAACGCCGGGGTAGCCAACTGGCCGGGATTAACCGTAGATCTCATGAAAGCTTCGGTAGAACTCCATGATGAAATAGTGGAATTTGTGGATTTGCCAGGGATTTATGACCTGAATGGCTTTAGCGATGATGAAAAGGTAGTACAGAAGTTTCTCGAGACCTATGCGGTTAACTTGATTCTAGTAGTACTCAACGCTTCCCAAATAGATAGACAGATTCGGATGCCATTACAAATTAAAGCTTTGGGACTTCCGGCTGTAGTGGTACTAAATATGGCTGATGAAGCTAAACGCTATGGGGTAAAAATTGATGCTAAAATTCTGAGCGATCGCTTGGGAATGCCCGTGTACCCCATCAGTGCTAAATACGGTACTGGTTGCGCCAAAGCTATCTCTGGTATTAGTCACGCTCTAGAAGAACAGCCCAACACCTACCAGGTTGAAAATCTTTTGGGTCATCTCCAGGATAATCCAATTACTGATAGAGACCTAGAAACTACTCTAGAAGGCGCAGTGGAAATGCCCTCGATTAATGCAGTTAACTTCACCAATCGCTTAGATCAAGTGATGCTGCATCCGATTTGGGGTTTACCTCTGTTTTTCCTGACTATGTTGGGGGTATTTTGGCTAATATGGTCTATTGGCATTCCTTCGGCGGATCCTGTAGATGCGGTTACCGGTTGGCTACTGGAAAATATCGTCGAACCGGTGATCAACTTCCTCCCGGAAATAGTGCAGGATTTAATTATTAACGGGATTTGGGGTGGGATCGCCGCTGTAATCTCCTTTGTGCCATTGGTGGGGTTGTTTTTTGTCGCGATGTCAGTCCTAGAAGATAGTGGTTATCTATCTCGGGCTGCGTACCTGATGGACGCTTTGATGAGTCGTTTAGGACTCGATGGTAGAGCTTTTGTCCTGCAGATGATGGGGTTTGGCTGTAATGTACCCGCGATTATGGGAACTCGGGTCATGCGATCTCGGGGGATGCGCTTACTCTCGATGCTAGTTATTACCTTTTCTCTATGTTCTGCTCGTCTTCAGGTATTTGTCTTTATTTTAGCGGTGATCTTACCTGGACCACAGGGTGCGATCGCTCTGTTTCTCCTGTATGTTCTCAGTTTTGTCGTCGCTATGGCGGTAGCTGCTATCTTAAGTAACAATAAGCATTTCAAGAGTAACGAACCTTTTGTTTTGGAGTTACCTCCCTACCGTATTCCTACCCTCAAACAAGTAGCACTGAGAGTGTGGAATGAAATGAAATCTTTTATGCAGAGGGTAACTACTTTTATCCTCGTGGGTACTATTTTAATGTGGATTTTAACCAGTTTTCCCGAAGGTGCCGAGGGATTGGATACTCTAGCGGGTAAATTAGGTCAAGTTTTTGCACCGATCATGGAGCCCATTGGGATTAACCCATTTTTAACCGTTTCCCTGATTTTTGGCTTTGTAGCAAAAGAAGTCCAAATCGCCGCTTTAGCGGTTATCTATGGCTTATCAGAGGATCTCCTGCAAGCTAAACTCAGTGAAACTATTACTTTTGCTCAAGGTTTTAGCTACTGTCTATTTAGCTTAATCTATATCCCCTGTTTAACCACGATTAGTACTATCTGGGGTGAAACCCGTTCTGTAGCTTATACCATCTTTTCTATGGTTTTTCCCTTAGTACTAGCTTGGGTCATGTGTTTGATCTTCTATCAAGGTAGTCATCTTTTGGGTATTGCTTAG
- a CDS encoding ferrous iron transport protein A, with product MTLTELKPNQLALVEDVQIGRGGDGFKTRLEAMGIVPGKQVKVLRSAILGGPLHVRVGSTTEIAIRRHEADSVIIKLYDGE from the coding sequence ATGACTCTTACAGAACTAAAACCTAATCAATTAGCCCTGGTGGAAGATGTCCAAATCGGACGCGGTGGTGATGGGTTTAAAACTCGTTTAGAAGCTATGGGGATTGTCCCAGGAAAGCAAGTTAAGGTTCTAAGGTCCGCTATTTTGGGGGGTCCTCTTCACGTGCGCGTGGGTAGTACCACTGAAATAGCTATTCGTCGCCATGAAGCCGATTCCGTGATCATCAAACTGTATGATGGGGAGTAA
- a CDS encoding NADPH-dependent FMN reductase, which yields MMKIVGINGSLRNESHSFQALQLASLRVEALGVDVEILDLRQMDLPFCHGGEDYPNYPDVEILRETVKSANGLILVTPEYHGSVSGVIKNALDLMSFEHLEQKVTGLISVLGGQSNNNALNDLRTIMRWVHAWVIPEQIAVGQAWNQFDSEGKLKDEKLSKRFDNFAQSLVENTRKLNM from the coding sequence ATAATGAAAATTGTTGGTATTAATGGCAGTTTACGCAACGAATCCCATAGTTTTCAAGCTTTGCAACTAGCAAGTTTGAGAGTAGAAGCCTTGGGAGTAGATGTAGAAATACTAGACTTACGTCAGATGGACTTACCCTTTTGTCATGGAGGAGAAGACTATCCCAATTATCCCGATGTGGAGATATTGAGAGAAACGGTTAAAAGCGCTAACGGATTAATCTTAGTGACGCCAGAATATCATGGTAGTGTCAGTGGTGTTATCAAGAATGCTTTGGATTTAATGAGTTTTGAGCATCTTGAGCAAAAAGTTACTGGGTTAATAAGTGTTTTGGGGGGACAGTCTAATAATAATGCTCTCAATGACTTACGGACGATTATGCGATGGGTTCATGCTTGGGTAATTCCTGAACAAATCGCCGTTGGACAAGCGTGGAATCAATTTGATTCAGAAGGTAAACTTAAAGACGAAAAACTAAGCAAACGCTTTGATAATTTCGCACAAAGTTTAGTAGAAAATACTCGCAAATTAAATATGTGA
- a CDS encoding MlaE family lipid ABC transporter permease subunit: MAKTLQSWIQRLIDACFLAGQVIFHILRGKIHKQNTIEQMGIVGPDSLIISLITAGFVGMVFTIQVAREFITLGATSAVGGVLGIALSRELAPVMTAVVIAGRVGSGFAAEIGTMRVTEQIDALQMLKSDPIEYLVIPRVIACALMMPLLNIFSLITGLTGGMLVAENSYDISPIIFLNSIRNFVDIWDLLSSLIKSLIFGVLIAIIGCSWGLTTRGGAKGVGQSTTTAVVTSLLGIFILNFFLSWIMFQGIGDNTIN; the protein is encoded by the coding sequence ATGGCTAAAACACTCCAATCTTGGATACAACGTCTGATAGACGCTTGCTTTTTAGCGGGACAAGTAATCTTTCACATTCTCAGAGGAAAAATTCATAAGCAAAATACTATTGAACAAATGGGTATAGTAGGTCCCGATTCGTTGATTATTAGCTTAATTACTGCGGGTTTTGTGGGAATGGTGTTTACGATTCAAGTTGCGCGAGAATTTATCACCTTAGGAGCAACTAGCGCTGTGGGAGGAGTTTTAGGTATCGCCCTCTCAAGGGAATTAGCACCAGTGATGACTGCGGTAGTAATCGCGGGTAGAGTGGGTTCGGGTTTTGCTGCGGAGATTGGAACTATGCGTGTAACCGAACAAATAGACGCGCTACAGATGCTCAAAAGCGATCCCATAGAGTATTTAGTCATACCCAGAGTCATCGCTTGCGCTTTGATGATGCCTCTTTTAAACATTTTTTCACTGATTACCGGTTTAACCGGAGGAATGTTAGTAGCAGAAAACTCATACGATATATCGCCGATTATTTTTCTCAATTCCATTCGCAATTTTGTAGATATCTGGGACTTACTCAGTTCTCTAATTAAATCTTTAATTTTTGGCGTACTAATCGCCATAATTGGCTGTAGTTGGGGTTTAACAACTCGTGGTGGAGCAAAAGGAGTCGGTCAATCCACCACCACCGCTGTAGTCACCTCACTTTTGGGGATTTTTATCCTTAATTTCTTTCTTTCTTGGATCATGTTTCAGGGTATTGGAGATAACACGATCAATTAA
- a CDS encoding magnesium chelatase subunit H yields the protein MFTHVKSTIRHISPDQIKQRALVKVVYVVLEPQYQSSLAAAVNSINQNNPHLAIEISGYLLEELRNPENYADFEEKIAEANLFIASLIFIEDLAAKIAVTVKAKREQIDAIIVFPSMPEMMRLNKLGSFSMTQLGQSKSAIAQFMRKRKEKSGASFEDGMLKLLRTLPKVLKYMPLDKAQDARSFMLSFQYWLGGSAENIENFLIMIADKYVLHNQKSGVISYQEPIVYPDMGIWHPLAPEMFEDVQDYLNWYNERQDITGELKDPLAPCVGLVIQRTHLVTGDDAHYVAMVQELESMGARVIAVFAGGLDFSKPVDEYFYDKSLKGVTPLTIVDAVVSLTGFALVGGPARQDHQAAVESLKRLNRPYMVALPLVFQTTQEWEESDLGLHPIQVALQIAIPELDGAIEPLILSGRDGATGKAIALQDRIETIAQRALKWANLRKKPKTDKKVAITIFSFPPDKGNVGTAAYLDVFGSIYEVVKALKNNGYDIEDLPESAEALMQEVIHDASAQYQSPELNIAYRMSVPEYERLTPYSNRLEENWGPPPGQLNSDGQNLLIYGKSFGNLFIGVQPTFGYEGDPMRLLFSRSASPHHGFAAYYTYLNQIWHADAVLHFGTHGSLEFMPGKQMGMSGSCYPDNLIGNIPNIYYYAANNPSEATIAKRRSYAETISYLTPPAENAGLYKGLKELSELIASYQTLKDTGRGIAILNSIVDKCRLVNLDKDIELPEEASNLSPDARDAVVGKVYQKLMEIESRLLPCGLHVIGKPPTALEAIATLVNIASLDRPEDGLVSLPRIIAQSIGRDIEEIYQNNNHGVLADVELLQEITLANRAAVTALVETQAQADGRVSKVSRLNFFNLGKKAPWLEALIDAGYPKVDTELLKPLFEYLEFCLEQICADNELGGLLKALEGEYVLPGPGGDPVRNPGVLPTGKNIHALDPQSIPTSAAIQSAKVVVDRLLERQKQENGGKYPETIASVLWGTDNIKTYGESLAQILWMVGVKPFPDALGRVNKLQLVSLEELGRPRIDVVVNCSGVFRDLFINQMNLLDQAVKLAAEADEPLEMNYVRKHALAQAEELGINLREAATRVFSNASGSYSSNVNLAVENSTWEEESELQQMFLKRKSFAFNSDNPGMMGQNREIFESALKTAEVTFQNLDSSEISLTDVSHYFDSDPTKVIANLRNDGKTPAAYIADTTTANAQVRSLSETVRLDARTKLLNPKWYEGMLNHGYEGVRELSKRLVNTMGWSATAGAVDNWVYEEANTTFIEDQQMCQRLLNLNPHSFRKIVGTLLEVNGRGYWETSETNLDRLRELYQQIEDRIEGVDS from the coding sequence ATGTTCACTCACGTCAAGTCCACCATTCGACATATCTCACCAGATCAAATTAAACAAAGGGCGTTAGTCAAGGTGGTCTATGTCGTGCTAGAACCTCAATACCAAAGTTCTCTAGCCGCAGCAGTAAATTCAATTAATCAAAATAATCCCCATCTAGCGATTGAAATCAGTGGTTATTTACTGGAAGAATTGAGAAACCCGGAAAACTATGCAGATTTTGAGGAAAAAATCGCTGAAGCGAATCTATTTATTGCTTCTTTAATTTTTATAGAAGACTTAGCGGCGAAAATAGCAGTAACGGTCAAAGCCAAGAGAGAACAAATTGACGCGATTATAGTCTTTCCCTCTATGCCAGAAATGATGCGCTTAAATAAATTGGGAAGCTTTTCCATGACCCAACTGGGACAGTCTAAAAGTGCGATCGCCCAGTTTATGCGTAAGCGCAAAGAGAAATCAGGGGCATCTTTTGAAGATGGCATGCTCAAACTATTGCGCACTCTTCCCAAAGTACTCAAATATATGCCCCTAGATAAAGCTCAAGACGCTCGTAGCTTTATGCTCAGTTTCCAATACTGGTTGGGTGGTTCAGCGGAAAATATCGAAAATTTCCTGATTATGATCGCTGATAAATACGTTCTGCACAATCAAAAATCAGGAGTAATTAGCTATCAAGAACCAATCGTTTACCCAGATATGGGTATTTGGCATCCTTTAGCCCCGGAAATGTTCGAAGATGTGCAAGATTATCTCAACTGGTATAACGAACGTCAGGATATCACTGGGGAACTCAAAGATCCTTTAGCTCCTTGTGTGGGACTGGTAATACAAAGAACTCACCTAGTAACCGGAGATGACGCCCACTACGTAGCGATGGTGCAAGAACTCGAATCCATGGGGGCTAGAGTTATCGCGGTCTTTGCAGGTGGCTTGGACTTTTCTAAACCAGTGGATGAATATTTCTATGACAAAAGCCTTAAAGGAGTTACCCCTCTGACGATAGTTGATGCAGTAGTATCATTGACGGGCTTCGCCTTAGTTGGGGGACCAGCCAGACAAGACCATCAAGCCGCGGTAGAATCTTTAAAAAGACTAAATCGCCCCTATATGGTGGCCTTACCCCTGGTATTTCAAACGACTCAAGAGTGGGAGGAAAGCGACTTAGGATTACACCCAATTCAAGTAGCATTACAAATAGCGATTCCCGAATTAGATGGTGCGATTGAACCGTTGATTCTGTCGGGACGCGATGGCGCTACCGGGAAAGCGATCGCCCTGCAAGATCGGATTGAAACCATTGCTCAAAGAGCCTTAAAATGGGCGAATTTACGCAAAAAACCCAAGACCGACAAAAAAGTAGCCATAACCATCTTCAGTTTTCCTCCAGACAAGGGTAACGTGGGCACAGCGGCTTACCTGGATGTATTTGGCTCAATTTACGAAGTGGTCAAAGCCTTAAAAAATAACGGCTACGACATTGAAGATCTACCCGAGTCAGCAGAGGCTTTAATGCAGGAGGTAATACACGACGCTTCAGCCCAGTATCAAAGTCCAGAACTTAACATCGCTTACCGGATGAGCGTCCCAGAATACGAACGTTTGACCCCCTATTCTAACCGTCTAGAAGAAAATTGGGGACCACCTCCAGGACAACTCAACAGCGATGGGCAAAACCTATTAATCTACGGGAAGAGTTTTGGTAATCTCTTTATCGGTGTACAGCCTACCTTTGGCTACGAAGGGGATCCCATGCGTCTACTTTTTTCCCGTTCAGCGAGTCCTCACCACGGTTTTGCCGCTTACTACACTTATCTCAACCAAATCTGGCATGCGGACGCTGTACTGCACTTCGGAACCCATGGTTCTTTAGAATTTATGCCCGGTAAACAAATGGGTATGTCGGGAAGTTGTTACCCAGATAATCTAATTGGCAATATTCCCAATATCTACTACTACGCGGCCAATAATCCCTCAGAGGCGACGATCGCTAAACGTCGTAGTTACGCCGAGACTATTTCTTATTTAACTCCTCCTGCGGAAAACGCTGGTCTATACAAAGGCTTGAAGGAACTCTCAGAACTAATCGCCTCCTATCAAACCCTCAAAGATACAGGACGGGGTATAGCAATACTCAATAGTATTGTGGATAAATGTCGTTTAGTTAACCTAGATAAAGATATCGAACTCCCAGAAGAAGCGAGTAACCTCAGCCCAGACGCAAGAGACGCTGTCGTGGGTAAAGTCTATCAGAAACTGATGGAAATAGAATCGAGACTACTACCTTGTGGCTTACACGTTATTGGCAAACCACCTACTGCACTCGAAGCGATCGCCACCCTAGTTAATATCGCCAGCCTAGATCGCCCCGAAGATGGTCTCGTCTCTTTACCCCGTATTATTGCCCAAAGTATTGGCAGAGATATCGAGGAAATCTACCAAAACAACAACCACGGGGTTCTCGCCGACGTAGAATTACTACAAGAAATCACCCTAGCTAATCGTGCTGCGGTCACCGCTTTAGTGGAAACTCAAGCCCAAGCGGATGGACGAGTTAGTAAAGTTTCTCGTCTCAACTTCTTTAACCTGGGTAAAAAAGCCCCCTGGTTAGAAGCTTTGATCGACGCAGGTTATCCTAAGGTTGATACAGAATTACTCAAACCCCTATTTGAATACTTAGAATTCTGTCTTGAACAAATCTGCGCCGATAATGAATTGGGCGGTTTACTCAAAGCGTTAGAGGGGGAATACGTTTTACCTGGTCCTGGAGGCGATCCGGTGCGCAATCCCGGCGTTTTACCCACGGGTAAAAATATCCACGCCCTCGATCCTCAATCTATTCCTACTAGTGCGGCGATTCAATCGGCTAAAGTGGTAGTAGATCGTCTTTTAGAGCGTCAAAAGCAAGAAAATGGCGGTAAATACCCCGAAACCATCGCCTCTGTGCTTTGGGGTACCGATAACATTAAAACCTATGGAGAATCCCTCGCTCAAATTCTCTGGATGGTTGGGGTTAAACCCTTCCCCGACGCCCTCGGACGCGTTAATAAACTGCAATTAGTTTCTCTAGAAGAACTGGGTCGTCCCCGCATTGACGTGGTAGTTAACTGTTCGGGAGTTTTCCGAGATTTATTCATTAACCAGATGAATCTGTTGGATCAAGCAGTGAAATTAGCCGCTGAAGCTGATGAACCTCTGGAGATGAATTACGTCCGCAAGCACGCTTTAGCCCAAGCAGAGGAACTCGGTATTAATCTACGGGAAGCTGCGACTCGCGTTTTTTCTAATGCTTCTGGTTCTTACTCTTCTAACGTTAATTTAGCGGTAGAAAATAGTACCTGGGAAGAAGAATCAGAGTTACAACAAATGTTTCTCAAGCGCAAATCCTTTGCCTTTAATTCTGATAATCCCGGAATGATGGGTCAAAACCGCGAAATCTTTGAATCGGCTTTAAAAACCGCTGAGGTTACCTTCCAGAATCTGGATTCTTCTGAGATTAGTCTTACCGATGTGTCTCATTATTTTGATTCGGACCCCACTAAGGTGATTGCTAATCTTCGCAACGATGGTAAAACTCCTGCAGCTTACATCGCTGATACTACTACCGCTAACGCTCAAGTCAGAAGCCTCTCAGAAACTGTACGTCTGGACGCCCGTACTAAATTACTCAATCCCAAATGGTACGAGGGGATGCTTAACCACGGTTACGAAGGCGTGCGCGAGTTGTCTAAGCGCTTGGTTAATACCATGGGTTGGTCAGCTACCGCGGGTGCTGTGGATAATTGGGTTTATGAGGAAGCTAATACTACCTTTATTGAGGATCAGCAGATGTGTCAGCGTTTGTTGAATCTCAATCCTCATTCTTTCCGTAAGATCGTGGGTACTCTACTAGAAGTTAATGGACGGGGTTATTGGGAAACTTCTGAAACTAATTTAGATCGCCTGCGTGAACTCTATCAACAGATTGAAGATCGCATCGAAGGTGTAGACAGTTAA